Proteins encoded within one genomic window of Triticum aestivum cultivar Chinese Spring chromosome 2D, IWGSC CS RefSeq v2.1, whole genome shotgun sequence:
- the LOC123051817 gene encoding translation initiation factor IF-2: protein MAAKVLQLRSADGKVLVAPAWDYRPAAAQALPLEMRVPSRALERVLQYWTKHSLAKATGESRESLARWDADFQRRLDEDGLVKEAAAAVQELRRHGVHHGGRPRRHAGTGASGVAAPATATRADPVRAWCQLVHHLKGVDHGEPSPAPTAPIAFHASDIAVAARPGPATTLPAAAGAQPVGVRCAIRARGRQMAEDEESACHHRKLPASKASKPRSSVCLPATAAAPVKKVSRQVASKACSFVGSTPLPAPATAVKKMTPAASTLRARRGMGELSCKVPKQNQSPLPVIAVAAPRKQPIPWLRPVVLRLP from the coding sequence ATGGCGGCCAAGGTGCTCCAGCTCCGCAGCGCCGACGGCAAGGTGCTCGTCGCTCCGGCGTGGGACTAtcgtccggccgccgcccaagcccTCCCGCTGGAGATGCGGGTGCCCTCGCGCGCCCTCGAGAGGGTGCTCCAGTACTGGACCAAGCACAGCCTGGCCAAGGCCACCGGTGAGTCCCGGGAGTCCCTCGCCCGCTGGGACGCCGACTTCCAGCGCCGTCTCGACGAAGACGGCCTCGTCAAGGAGGCCGCCGCAGCCGTCCAAGAACTCCGCCGCCACGGCGTCCACCATGGAGGGCGTCCCCGTCGCCACGCCGGCACGGGCGCATCTGGTGTCGCTGCTCCAGCCACCGCCACCCGTGCTGATCCCGTCCGTGCCTGGTGCCAACTCGTTCACCACCTCAAGGGTGTCGACCACGGAGAACCTAGCCCAGCGCCGACGGCGCCCATCGCTTTCCATGCCTCCGATATTGCCGTCGCCGCACGCCCTGGGCCTGCCACCACCTTGCCGGCCGCTGCTGGTGCTCAACCCGTTGGTGTCCGGTGCGCCATCCGTGCCCGTGGACGCCAGATGGCTGAAGACGAGGAGTCCGCTTGCCACCACCGCAAGCTCCCGGCTTCCAAGGCTTCCAAGCCTCGCTCTTCGGTCTGCCTGCCTGCCACTGCTGCTGCGCCCGTGAAGAAGGTCTCTCGTCAGGTCGCTTCCAAGGCTTGCTCTTTCGTCGGCTCTACACCACTGCCTGCCCCTGCCACTGCTGTGAAGAAGATGACTCCAGCAGCTTCAACTCTGCGCGCAAGAAGGGGGATGGGGGAGCTCAGCTGCAAGGTTCCGAAGCAAAACCAATCGCCATTGCCTGTCATTGCTGTTGCAGCACCAAGGAAGCAACCAATTCCTTGGCTGCGTCCAGTGGTATTACGCCTTCCCTAG